One region of Glycine max cultivar Williams 82 chromosome 9, Glycine_max_v4.0, whole genome shotgun sequence genomic DNA includes:
- the LOC100777173 gene encoding uncharacterized protein, producing MARGLILSSLTLTATTTCLFASISKTPPKSFNLSFGLKLIHHHYHLLPLLCSFSVYSSPSQCSIDMSKNTETFSRRMAMAGLEPHHRIALGVSGGPDSMALCVLTAGWKTAGADAVTPENGGFIDGLLAIIVDHGLRAESKEEANIVSHRVSKMGIRCEIACCDWPSGRPKQGQLQEAAREMRYQIFQEVCAQHRIGVLLIAHHADDQAELFILRLSRNSGVLGLAGMPFTSQIFPTYKQSYREVQANQGILVVRPLLEFSKEDMYKICQGGSENWVEDPTNQSPLYVRNRIRMVLNNLSSSTFKFELQALISACRITRTYVDQIGYSLIGDAVVIKDHGYAVIDLQILCPLKVEDICLMKFLSLVLQFVSQRQRQIRGNALKLLMDYIRTFPCKNSVTAAGCYLCPDPGSRGFRVLVCCCSDDCALPSKIEYFESHSQGQGCCVANELGEIIEAEKSYANHLVLDASDVHFLDVNPELVLTEAKKLNIIGESTYNTVLALQKQETAHFRSKTEVISDSASKHGVTPFSKSLQPGQFCYLMDRFILTWKLKTNTDNDELSGLVGYEMDMGEETRSLCCTSCVTGNNKVPEVRHMIESDWLYLAELSKYPLSKNFPQYEVESVNGTERIMDRTSLCLHYASVSAKQALRLLKSIPVAARRSLPVLINQQGQLLSIPSVNFKHCPFLMVHMEFKPKIPLGGGHTSFI from the exons ATGGCGCGAGGGCTAATCCTATCTTCGTTAACACTCACTGCAACAACAACTTGTCTCTTTGCTTCCATCTCCAAAACCCCGCCAAAAAGTTTCAATCTTTCATTTGGTCTTAAACTTATTCACCATCACTATCATCTTCTTCCATTGCTCTGCTCCTTCAGCGTCTATTCTTCCCCTTCCCAATGCTCAATCGACATGTCCAAAAACACAGAAACATTTTCCAGGCGAATGGCCATGGCTGGACTCGAACCCCATCACCGAATTG CTCTGGGAGTGTCCGGTGGCCCTGACAGTATGGCACTCTGTGTGTTAACTGCTGGATGGAAAACTGCTGGTGCTGATGCTGTCACGCCTGAGAATGGTGGTTTCATAGATGGACTACTTGCAATAATTGTTGATCATGGTCTACGAGCAGAGAGCAAAGAGGAGGCAAATATTGTTTCTCACCGAGTTTCAAAAATGG GAATCAGATGTGAGATTGCATGCTGCGATTGGCCAAGTGGCAGGCCAAAACAGGGTCAGTTGCAGGAAGCTGCCCGTGAAATGAG GTATCAAATCTTTCAAGAAGTTTGTGCCCAACACCGGATTGGGGTATTGCTTATTGCGCATCATGCTGATGATCAG GCcgagttatttattttaaggctTTCTCGAAATAGTGGTGTGCTTGGACTTGCGGGCATGCCTTTTACCTCCCAGATTTTCCCTACATATAAACAGTCCTACAGGGAAGTTCAAGCAAACCAGGGCATCCTTGTTGTGCGGCCTCTTCTGGAATTTTCAAAGGAAGATATGTACAAG ATATGCCAAGGAGGTAGTGAGAATTGGGTAGAAGACCCAACTAATCAAAGTCCATTATATGTACGTAATAGGATAAGAATGGTGCTGAATAATTTGTCATCCT CTACATTCAAGTTTGAGCTCCAAGCACTGATTTCTGCATGCCGAATAACACGCACATATGTTGATCAAATTGGCTATAGCTTGATAGGTGATGCTGTGGTTATCAAGGAT CATGGGTATGCTGTTATTGATTTACAGATTCTTTGTCCTTTGAAAGTTGAGGATATATGCCTGATGAAGTTTCTTTCCTTGGTATTGCAG TTTGTATCACAAAGGCAGAGGCAAATCAGAGGTAATGCTTTGAAATTGCTAATGGACTACATTCGTACTTTTCCGTGCAAG AATTCTGTTACAGCAGCAGGTTGTTACCTTTGCCCGGATCCTGGTTCTAGAGGGTTCAGAGTCTTGGTCTGCTGCTGTTCTGATGATTGTGCTTTGCCTTCAAAGATTGAATATTTTGAGTCACATTCTCAAGGACAAGGGTGTTGTGTTGCCAATGAGTTAGGAGAGATTATAGAGGCTGAGAAGTCATAtgcaaatcacttggttctggATGCATCAGATGTCCACTTTTTGGATGTAAATCCTGAGTTAGTTTTGACTGAAGCCAAAAAGCTAAACATAATTGGTGAATCAACCTACAATACTGTTCTTGCATTGCAGAAGCAAGAAACTGCTCACTTCAGGTCTAAAACTGAGGTCATTTCTGACTCTGCTTCAAAGCATGGGGTTACCCCTTTTAGCAAATCACTTCAGCCAGGGCAGTTCTGTTACTTGATGGATCGATTCATTCTCACATGGAAATTGAAAACTAATACTGATAATGATGAACTTTCTGGTTTAGTTGGTTATGAAATGGATATGGGTGAGGAAACCAGAAGCTTGTGTTGCACATCTTGTGTAACTGGTAATAATAAAGTACCTGAGGTGCGACACATGATAGAATCTGATTGGCTGTATCTTGCTGAGTTATCAAAATATCCACTTTCCAAAAACTTCCCTCAATACGAGGTTGAATCAGTGAATGGAACTGAGCGGATAATGGACAGAACATCTCTGTGTTTGCACTATGCCAGTGTATCAGCAAAACAAGCTCTCCGCTTGTTAAAATCTATCCCAGTTGCTGCAAGGAGAAGTCTTCCTGTTCTGATCAATCAACAAGGACAATTGCTAAGCATTCCA AGTGTTAATTTCAAGCACTGCCCCTTCTTGATGGTGCATATGgaatttaagccaaaaataccACTTGGGGGAGGTCATACCTCATTCATATAG